One Verrucomicrobiia bacterium genomic window carries:
- a CDS encoding GntR family transcriptional regulator has protein sequence MLNLDHGSPVPLRAQVEKLLRDLALQPQYQKGGLLPDEVALAAQLGVSRGTVRSGISKLVFEGVLERKAGVGTRVSNRHLESGISAWRSFTREMASKGISVENFRLDFRLVKAGVDAVRTLNLDEGASLWRLDRVRGWDGKPVLHSTSWFHPRIGLKGNEDTSKPVYEMIEGATGVRPSYAREEFLAVGADSRLARLLDVRRGTPLLLRRHIVFDQGNRPFEYAEVHYVSSRFTLTLEMRRGEA, from the coding sequence ATGTTGAATCTTGATCATGGCAGCCCGGTTCCGCTCCGTGCGCAGGTGGAGAAGTTGCTGCGGGACCTCGCGTTGCAGCCCCAGTACCAGAAAGGGGGATTGCTTCCGGACGAAGTGGCGCTTGCCGCGCAGCTCGGCGTCAGCAGGGGAACCGTCCGCTCGGGGATCAGCAAGCTCGTGTTCGAAGGGGTCTTGGAACGGAAGGCAGGCGTCGGCACCCGCGTGTCAAACCGTCATCTGGAATCGGGAATTAGCGCGTGGCGCAGCTTCACGCGTGAGATGGCTTCCAAGGGTATTTCGGTGGAGAATTTTCGACTCGATTTCCGCCTCGTTAAGGCCGGAGTCGATGCCGTGCGCACATTGAACCTGGACGAAGGTGCATCGCTGTGGCGCCTGGATCGCGTTCGCGGATGGGACGGAAAACCCGTCTTGCACAGCACCTCATGGTTTCATCCGCGCATCGGGCTGAAGGGCAATGAAGACACCTCGAAGCCGGTTTACGAGATGATTGAGGGTGCCACTGGCGTTCGGCCGAGTTATGCGCGCGAGGAGTTTCTGGCTGTAGGCGCGGATTCCCGCCTGGCGCGCCTGCTGGACGTCAGGCGCGGCACCCCGCTCCTGCTGCGGCGTCACATCGTATTTGACCAGGGAAACCGGCCGTTCGAATACGCCGAGGTGCATTACGTGAGTTCCCGATTCACGCTCACGCTTGAGATGCGGCGGGGTGAAGCATGA
- a CDS encoding ROK family protein encodes MTCLAVDFGGTRIKLGIVRDGSVLAHRVIAAQSDQPLASRLEAVAAALEALCQEQGIATGTCDGIGFSYPSIIDRRNARILDHFGKFGDASTIDLRGWSRERLRLPLAIDNDARMALIGEWRHGAGRGCDNCVIVTLGTGIGVSAVIESHVLRGVHGQAGILGGHITLQPAGPQCVCGNKGCAEVAASTSVIGKLAREHPAFGSSALAREDVVDYAAIFRLAAKGDACSVALREQSLQVWSALVVNLIHVFDPERVILGGGIMGSGSVIVPAIQAYVERHAHTPWGKVTVVQSSLGDHAALVACEWLVQEEMEKVLK; translated from the coding sequence ATGACCTGTCTCGCCGTTGATTTCGGAGGAACCAGAATTAAGCTCGGCATTGTGCGCGACGGATCCGTCCTGGCGCATCGGGTGATTGCGGCGCAATCCGATCAACCTCTCGCATCGCGGCTGGAAGCCGTGGCCGCGGCGCTTGAAGCTCTTTGTCAGGAACAGGGAATCGCGACCGGGACCTGCGATGGAATTGGTTTTTCATACCCAAGCATCATTGATCGCAGGAACGCGCGGATCCTGGATCACTTCGGAAAGTTCGGCGATGCCTCCACAATCGATCTGCGGGGCTGGTCGCGTGAACGCCTGCGTCTGCCGCTTGCGATAGACAACGATGCGCGAATGGCCCTGATTGGAGAATGGCGGCACGGCGCGGGCCGGGGCTGTGACAATTGCGTGATCGTGACCCTCGGCACAGGGATTGGGGTCTCAGCAGTCATCGAAAGTCACGTGCTTCGGGGAGTGCACGGACAGGCTGGAATCCTGGGCGGCCACATCACGCTTCAGCCCGCGGGTCCGCAGTGCGTTTGCGGCAACAAGGGTTGCGCCGAAGTCGCGGCTTCCACCTCTGTCATCGGGAAGCTTGCGCGCGAACATCCTGCGTTCGGGTCCAGCGCCCTGGCTCGGGAGGACGTGGTGGACTACGCGGCAATATTCCGGCTCGCAGCAAAGGGTGATGCCTGTTCCGTCGCGCTGCGTGAACAAAGTTTACAAGTCTGGTCAGCGCTCGTGGTAAATCTGATTCACGTGTTTGATCCAGAGCGCGTCATTCTCGGTGGCGGAATCATGGGCAGCGGTTCCGTGATTGTTCCTGCCATTCAGGCATACGTGGAGCGACACGCTCACACCCCGTGGGGAAAAGTCACGGTCGTGCAATCCAGCCTCGGCGACCACGCCGCGCTGGTTGCCTGTGAATGGCTCGTGCAGGAGGAAATGGAGAAGGTTCTGAAATGA
- a CDS encoding class I mannose-6-phosphate isomerase, whose amino-acid sequence MKRSNYDKFPKINVPNGAGACVEGWGQCARRLQQAVAKRDSSRTVIVVECYPGVNESEILNELKPHMPHAAWVRSSEAMLEPDRIDALIAPFLGGDDPVFGFLGGLTLPQFFEPAKLEHLRSQVAAARQGVVVVLGCGAALVTAGDILVYADLPRWEAQARFRRNEASNLGASNQTLRTSLQYKRAFFIDWRVADRWKRPLIRRWDFLLDTTIGGKPKLADGDAVRAALRHAVARPFRVVPFFDPAPWGGQWMREACGLDGDAPNYGWCFDCVPEENSLLFDFDGVTLEMPSINLVFDQPRALLGEAVHARFGDEFPIRFDFLDTMGGGNLSFQVHPLTEYIQHHFGMHYTQDESYYVLDAGENANVYLGLRDNVDRDAMIRDLRAAQAGELQFPADKYVNVFPARKHDHFLIPAGTVHCSGAESMVLEISATPFIFTFKMWDWGRLGLDGRPRPIHLDHGIANIQWDRTTAWVRENLVNRIVPLAVGNGWREEVTGLHEREFLETRRHWFTKLVPHHTRGGVNVLNLVEGEEVVVESPEGAFEPFVVHFAETFIVPAAVGAYTIRPANTVQGGRYATMKAFVRESMAAPVSNEDSASENARLSAGQKLQPVS is encoded by the coding sequence ATGAAGCGAAGCAACTACGACAAGTTTCCCAAGATTAATGTTCCGAACGGTGCCGGCGCGTGCGTGGAGGGCTGGGGCCAGTGTGCCAGGCGTTTGCAGCAGGCCGTTGCGAAGCGGGACAGTTCGCGAACCGTCATCGTTGTCGAGTGCTACCCCGGGGTCAACGAATCGGAAATTCTTAATGAGCTCAAGCCGCACATGCCCCATGCCGCCTGGGTGCGCAGCTCCGAGGCCATGCTCGAACCCGACAGAATCGATGCACTGATCGCTCCCTTTCTCGGCGGCGATGATCCCGTGTTTGGTTTTCTTGGCGGCCTCACGCTGCCGCAGTTTTTCGAACCCGCGAAACTGGAGCACTTGAGGTCTCAGGTCGCGGCAGCCCGGCAAGGCGTCGTCGTGGTGCTCGGATGTGGTGCGGCGCTTGTAACGGCTGGAGATATCCTGGTATACGCGGATCTCCCCCGTTGGGAGGCACAGGCACGGTTTCGCCGCAACGAAGCCAGCAATCTGGGTGCAAGCAATCAGACGCTGCGGACCAGCCTGCAATACAAGCGCGCATTCTTTATCGACTGGCGCGTCGCGGACCGATGGAAGCGGCCGCTGATCCGAAGGTGGGATTTTCTGCTCGATACAACCATTGGCGGAAAGCCGAAGCTTGCTGACGGCGACGCTGTCCGCGCTGCACTGCGGCATGCGGTGGCGCGGCCGTTTCGCGTGGTCCCATTCTTCGACCCGGCGCCTTGGGGCGGGCAATGGATGCGCGAGGCGTGCGGCCTGGATGGCGACGCGCCCAACTACGGCTGGTGTTTTGACTGCGTGCCGGAAGAAAACAGTCTCCTGTTCGATTTCGACGGGGTGACACTGGAAATGCCTTCAATCAACCTGGTCTTTGATCAACCCCGCGCGTTGCTGGGCGAGGCGGTGCATGCCCGTTTCGGAGATGAGTTTCCCATTCGATTCGATTTTCTCGATACGATGGGCGGAGGCAACCTGTCATTCCAGGTGCATCCGCTGACGGAATACATCCAGCACCATTTCGGAATGCACTACACGCAGGACGAAAGCTATTACGTCCTCGATGCTGGGGAAAATGCGAACGTCTATCTTGGCTTGCGTGACAACGTGGATCGTGACGCGATGATCCGCGATCTTCGGGCAGCGCAGGCGGGTGAACTGCAGTTTCCTGCAGACAAGTATGTGAATGTTTTCCCGGCGAGGAAACATGACCATTTTCTCATTCCAGCCGGAACCGTTCATTGTTCAGGAGCGGAGTCCATGGTGCTGGAGATCAGTGCGACGCCGTTCATCTTCACATTCAAGATGTGGGATTGGGGACGGCTCGGCCTCGATGGCAGGCCGCGGCCGATTCATCTGGACCACGGCATCGCAAACATTCAGTGGGATCGAACCACGGCATGGGTGCGGGAGAACCTTGTAAACCGGATTGTGCCGCTGGCGGTGGGTAACGGCTGGCGCGAGGAGGTCACGGGATTGCACGAGCGCGAGTTCCTTGAGACGCGGCGTCATTGGTTTACGAAGCTTGTGCCGCACCATACCCGCGGAGGGGTGAACGTCTTGAATCTTGTCGAGGGCGAGGAGGTGGTGGTCGAATCACCCGAAGGCGCGTTTGAGCCGTTTGTTGTTCATTTCGCGGAAACGTTCATTGTCCCGGCAGCCGTTGGAGCCTACACGATTCGCCCGGCGAATACGGTTCAAGGCGGACGTTACGCAACGATGAAAGCATTTGTGCGCGAATCGATGGCGGCACCGGTTTCGAATGAAGATTCCGCATCGGAAAATGCGCGACTTAGTGCCGGCCAGAAGCTGCAGCCCGTAAGCTGA
- a CDS encoding GntR family transcriptional regulator has product MVVAQIVNRVDLLLSDFVYTFITIESGEVNGFFRNLTPGIAPAHRCGPMLSVDHKSPIPLRAQVEQLLRDLIVQPEYQKGALLPDEVALAAQLGVSRGTVRSGISKLVFEGMLERKAGVGTRVSTRNLESGITAWRSFTREMASKGIKVENFRVEYRHAKASADAARALHVEPDTLLRCLNRVRGWDGKPVLQTTSWFHPRIGLKGTEDITRPLYEMIEKTTGVRPRNAREEFLAVSADAALARVLDVSRGTPLLLRRHTVFDQGSRPFEFAEVHYVSSRFALTLDMRRGEA; this is encoded by the coding sequence ATGGTTGTCGCTCAGATCGTTAATCGCGTGGATTTGCTGCTGTCCGACTTTGTCTATACATTTATTACAATCGAAAGCGGGGAAGTCAACGGTTTTTTCCGAAACTTGACACCGGGAATTGCGCCTGCGCATAGATGCGGCCCGATGCTGAGTGTTGATCACAAGAGTCCGATTCCGTTGCGTGCCCAAGTGGAACAACTGCTGCGGGACCTGATTGTCCAGCCGGAATACCAGAAGGGCGCCCTGCTCCCGGACGAAGTCGCGCTCGCGGCGCAGCTCGGCGTCAGCCGCGGCACTGTCCGATCCGGCATCAGCAAGCTCGTTTTTGAAGGGATGCTGGAGCGCAAGGCGGGCGTCGGGACGCGGGTGTCGACACGAAACCTCGAATCCGGCATCACCGCCTGGCGCAGCTTCACGCGTGAAATGGCGTCCAAAGGCATCAAGGTGGAGAATTTCCGCGTTGAGTATCGGCACGCGAAAGCCTCTGCAGATGCCGCGCGCGCGTTGCACGTCGAACCGGACACCCTGCTTCGGTGCCTCAATCGCGTCCGCGGATGGGACGGAAAACCGGTGCTGCAGACCACTTCGTGGTTTCATCCGCGCATTGGTTTGAAGGGCACTGAGGACATCACGCGGCCGCTGTATGAAATGATCGAGAAGACCACGGGCGTGCGGCCGCGGAATGCGCGCGAAGAGTTCCTGGCGGTGAGCGCGGATGCCGCGCTCGCACGGGTGCTCGATGTTTCGCGAGGGACGCCGCTGTTGCTGCGACGCCATACCGTGTTTGACCAGGGCAGCAGACCGTTTGAGTTTGCCGAGGTCCATTACGTCAGTTCACGTTTTGCGCTCACCCTGGACATGCGTCGCGGAGAAGCTTGA
- a CDS encoding sugar porter family MFS transporter produces MKSTSMAAGQVEPVSFLRSPLLLMVALVAAVGGFLFGYDTAVVNGANQYIKLHFGLNPAQEGFAAASAILGCIPGAMFAGYLSDRFGRRKVLFLCAILYAASGLLSALPRTFTEFLVARFISGLGIGASSMICPVYIAELAPAKWRGRLGSLFQFGIVSGIFLTLFINGRIQGAGDEAWNTHTGWRWMLGAEVAPAILLLGLLAFVKESPRWLVQMGREKEARDILEPIHGGVEADAEIAATKEVLRQNEGNFIELLANSRFRRLLLIAVLLMAFSQFSGINAIMYYSTKIFTTAGVGVKDSFTASAVVGLVNLLFTLIAVAFVDKAGRRALLLIGLTAQVIALAAVGWMFHANVQGVALLVPILAFIAAFAMALGPIPWILCSEIFPARVRGRAMSVATFTIWTSCYIVAQTFPMLNDSPAVGPARTFWIYAAFSLAALVFVFGMVPETKGKSLEEIEARFAEKSQPK; encoded by the coding sequence ATGAAGTCCACGAGCATGGCGGCTGGCCAAGTTGAACCGGTTTCGTTCCTGCGCAGTCCGCTGCTCTTGATGGTAGCATTGGTCGCCGCAGTGGGAGGGTTCCTGTTCGGCTATGACACAGCCGTGGTGAACGGTGCGAACCAGTACATCAAACTGCATTTTGGGTTGAATCCGGCCCAGGAGGGTTTCGCGGCTGCCAGCGCAATCCTTGGATGCATTCCTGGGGCGATGTTCGCCGGTTACCTGAGCGATCGGTTTGGGCGCCGGAAGGTGCTGTTTCTCTGCGCCATTCTGTACGCGGCCTCAGGCCTTCTGTCAGCGCTTCCGCGAACCTTCACGGAATTTCTCGTCGCGAGATTTATCAGCGGACTGGGAATTGGGGCGTCGTCCATGATATGCCCGGTTTACATTGCGGAACTCGCTCCAGCAAAATGGCGCGGCCGCCTGGGTTCGCTGTTCCAGTTTGGAATCGTCAGCGGCATTTTCCTCACCCTTTTCATCAATGGGCGCATTCAGGGCGCCGGTGACGAAGCATGGAACACGCACACGGGGTGGCGGTGGATGCTTGGGGCGGAAGTTGCACCCGCGATCCTGTTGCTTGGACTGCTGGCGTTCGTCAAGGAAAGTCCCCGGTGGCTCGTGCAAATGGGACGCGAAAAGGAGGCGCGCGACATTCTGGAACCGATTCACGGTGGCGTAGAGGCCGATGCGGAAATCGCTGCAACCAAGGAGGTTTTGCGGCAAAACGAAGGCAACTTCATCGAACTGCTCGCGAATTCCAGGTTTCGTCGATTGCTGCTGATCGCTGTGCTTCTCATGGCGTTTTCACAGTTCAGCGGAATCAACGCCATCATGTATTACTCGACGAAGATCTTCACCACCGCCGGTGTGGGTGTGAAGGATTCGTTCACGGCATCGGCGGTCGTCGGTTTGGTCAATTTGCTGTTCACACTGATCGCGGTTGCGTTTGTGGACAAGGCCGGGCGCCGTGCGCTGCTCCTGATCGGGCTGACCGCCCAGGTCATCGCCCTCGCAGCAGTCGGCTGGATGTTCCATGCAAACGTGCAGGGAGTGGCGTTGTTGGTTCCGATCCTCGCGTTCATCGCGGCGTTTGCGATGGCGCTTGGCCCGATCCCGTGGATCCTTTGTTCGGAAATTTTCCCGGCCCGCGTGCGCGGTCGGGCGATGTCCGTTGCTACGTTCACGATCTGGACTTCGTGTTACATCGTTGCCCAGACCTTTCCCATGCTCAACGACAGCCCGGCTGTCGGCCCGGCGCGCACGTTCTGGATCTACGCAGCATTCAGCCTTGCAGCCCTCGTCTTCGTGTTCGGAATGGTTCCGGAAACCAAGGGCAAAAGCCTTGAAGAGATCGAGGCCCGTTTCGCTGAAAAATCCCAGCCGAAATGA